The genomic segment ggagaaggaatttggtcatctcctcggaaataatgatttccataactttggcaactactggcagcaagctaatcagacgataattgttggggtcgagattgttgccttttttaaaaatagtggtgacggaagctaatttccaactagggggtaaggaattctggatgaaagaagtttgcataattaacgttaaggGTATTGCAAACGTGTCTGTGCACTTTTTTgacagttttggtgttaaaccatctaaaAGTTCAttccttttctttttaatatgaACTTTTCAGTGAAGTCTTGAATAAAGTGTGATACCTAAGTATTTTGCGGAAGGTGCATATGGTATTTgggcatcatttattctaattggaatgttttggattttttatttgtaaaattaacatGAATTTATTTAGATTCATTTAGTTTGATTTTCCGTTTTTAGTCCAattatggattttatttattgacgaCTCTAATTTTCTGCTGCTTGTTCGCTGGTATAATCTACTTCTAGAATAGCAGTATCATATCAGTCATTAGAAGCCGACCAGTGCGAAGGTGTTTTCAAGGTACTgttatcattttttaaaaaaactcGTGTAATGAGGTGAAAGTGATTGTGAAACCACACAAATATTTGCAGTTAAATATACGGACATAAACAGTAAGAAATTTATCTTCCTAAAAgagtttttaatagaatttttagtcaatattttgtatttatacgTCCTAACCTACAATTATTGTAACACCAATTaagataataataacaacaacgaGAATTCTTAATTACTGTATAAATACATAGGCGTATCTTCAACGGTTTTTATCATGCCTTCGACTTCGAATATGATTTGTTCCTGCTGTAGTAAATCGTATAAATCGAATTTAATGATAAAATGTTCCGTTTGCAATAGAATTTTTAGACATACCTGTGTAAATGTTAGTAATGTAGAACTGGAATTGTTTAATGATAATGATAAAGGATTCGATTGGTCCTGCATGAGTTGTAGGCAGGTTGGGAACCAAATAAAAGATCTGAAAGCATTAATTTTAACTTTACAAACTGATATTCAAGCACTTAAAAATGAAAACCAATCAATGAAGAATTCTTCAACCATGTTGGTTATGGAAGAAGTCATTCAGGAAATAAATGAGCGTAGAAAACGCAAACGCAATGCTATTTTATTTGGTGTACCTGAGCAAAATACTCAGCTCTCTTCGAATAGTCGCAATGATAATGATACACAGGAAGTCCAAACAATAATTCAAAGTATGAATACTAGCGTGAATGTCAATGAACTCAAAATATTTAGGCTTGGACAACCAGCACTAGGTAAAAATCGTCCGATCAAGATTACACTTAAAGATGAAAATGATGTCTCGGCATTAATCAGACAAGCCAAGGTTCTGAAAACTGGTATCTACAGCCATGTGTCAATTTCATATGACCGTACGAAAAAAGAAATTGCATACTACAaacaattaaaggaagaattagaaGCTAAGAACGCTAACAATACAGgacaatttagaattaaatacTTGGATGGCATCCCAAAAATTGTTCCTTTAAACAGATAGGTCCCAACAGTTTTACAAGCCAAGATCTTCAGGTTTACTATCAGAATGTGCGTGGTTTGAATTCCAAAGTAATTGATTTTTACTCTAGTGTTAGTGAATGTGAATTTGATGTCATTGCTCTAACTGAGACTTGGCTCAACTCTGATGTTATTAGTTCGGAATTGTTTAATGATGACTATCAGGTTTTTAGAAAAGATCGAAAGTTCGATGTAGTTAATAAATCGACTGGTGGAGGTGTACTGTTGGCACTTAAGTCAAATTTTGAGTGTGTTGTTGTTGATGTCTCAACATTTGATTTACATTTTCCACTAGTTGATTTGTTGGTTGTTGAGTGTCGCAtaggaaataaaaagttttatgttTCAGTATTATATATTCCTGATAAATTAAAGTTGAaagattttgaatatttttttgaaatgttaGAGCAACTTGAATTATTTAATGACACTGTTATTCTCCTGGGCGACCTTAACATTCCAAAGTATATTGATCAAAACAGATCTGATGTGAAGACATCGGCAGTGCTAGACTTCAtgtgtttgtttaatttaaatcaGTATAATCAGGTGGGAAATAATTTAAATCGATTGTTAGACTTAGTTATATCATCAGATACATGTCATGTAAGTCGCGATAATGCACCACTTGTACAAGAAGATTTACATCATCCAGCATTAAtgataaatattaatgattttcagaaaaaggaaaccagttttgtggctcattctaaaactaaaagatataattttaaaaagcaAATTTTCCTTTACTGTACTCAGAATTTCTTAATTGTGACTGGAATTTTTTAGATATGTCTGATGATGTAAATACAGTCCTAGAATTATTTTATGCTAAGATAtatgaattatttgatatgtgtGTACCAATTTACAGAAATTATAAACATCAATATCCTACATGGTACAATGCGGAAATAATTAGAATGATAAAGttgaaatcaaaaaatatcacaaattaCAAGAAAACAGGTAATATACTTTATATGCATGAATTTAAAAGGTTgcgaaaaataattaaacaaatgattaaaGCTCAATATAACGTTTATCTTGAAAAAATTCAGAATAGTATTTCTAACGAATCTAATAATTTCTGGGCATATGTTCATGCAAAGAATAAAACTTCTAGAATCCTAGGTGAAATGTGTTACAACGGCGATACATTTAATAATCCTCGCGATATAATCCATGCTTTTAAgatgttttttgaaaaagtttatttacCTGTCGACAACAATGTATTAAATAATCAAGAATGTAGTGATATCTACTTACCCACTATTAATTTTAACGAAtttcaagaaaacgaaattttagtagcctttaaaagaattaaaaataaaatgacgtccgGACCGGATAATATTCCAGCATTTTTAGTGAAAGATTATTCTCGGGTATTTGTAAAGCCACttcaaaaatttttaacttaTCAATAAAAACGGGAACTTATCCCGAGTTATGGAAAAATGCGAAAATATGCCCTGTATTCAAAAACGGATCGAAATCTGATGTATCCAATTACAGACCGGTATCTTTgttatccaatttttcaaaggTTTTCGAAGTAACTCTATATAACCGTATTTACTCTTCTGTTAGGGGATGGATATCACCTTATCAACATGGCTTTATAGATAAACGTTCTACTGTATCAAACTTGGCTGTAATAACTcaatatatttcagatgttttggatgtacaaggtcaagtagatgtgatatatactgatttttctaaagcgtttgataaggttgatcacaaataccttctctttaaattatcaaatttgggatttgctggaaacattttaaagttactggaaagctatttaataggtaggaaccaatttgtatcctataatttttttcatatcagaattaatctgtactacatccggtgttccacagggatcaaatttaggtccattgttgttcctattatatatcaatgatatatttttagatattaataacagaaaattgtgttttgcggatgatcttaaaatatactgtgaaattaaaacaattgctaactgtatagatttacagaacgatctaaattatatagatacttggtgtgtaaaaaacaaactttttcttaatgtcaataagtgtaaagtagtaagttactctagaagagaaaataaggttgattttaattatgtaattcaggggtcagatcttgaaaaatgtaatagcattaaagatttaggagttatatttgattcaaaattaacctttaacaaccatattgagcagaaagtatccaatgctatgaaaatgtacggttttatcatcagaaactgtagaaattttagtgatataagaccgattaaactgctgtatctatcgctggtgcgaacaaaactagaatattgcagcttaatttggtatcccatttataaatgttatatgcaacagattgaaaaggtacaacggaaacttttaaaatatttagcttttaaggttgatggagtatgtccatggttatgattacgatttgttatgtaacaggtttaatattgtaagtttagagttaagaagaattatattttcggtttcatttttatataagttgttacacaactgtattgactgcagtgatatattaggtcaaattagatttaatgtgccaagaattacttccaggtcgactatagtgtttacttgtccacgtgcgagaacaaatatgttactgaagtcaccaatttatattatgtgcaataattataacaaaatatgcaaccattgtgatattttctcatgctcaattaatcatctggttgataccgcactggtttatggagtacattagattgttaattttttttgtgtatttttttttatttcttatatacgtagtgatttgtttaatttatattgttctcactctttattttgtttttcacctacttattttttgcacttatttttttacttgatatttttgtatcacctactaatgattgtatactaattaaaaatgtatcttaaatttttaccctagaaatgggaaactgttgggtaataaagctattatttatttatttatttatttatcatctTCAAATGTGGCTACAGTTCTGTTTGGCATTTATCACCAGCAGCAGCATCTTTCTTACAAAGCCTACAAAGGGTGGAATTAGGCATGTTGAATGTTTTGCATGCCTTCAAATAACCTATTCTTTTGCTTCTAACTGCTATCACCGCTTTTTTCATGCCTTCCACATTCCACTTATTACTTTGTAACGATGTCGTTGTGGCcttatttttcattttgttgatcgTTCGAGGCATTTCTGAACTAGAAACCAATTTTAGGATTTACATTTTTAGTCTGGCAATAtggagtcatcatcatcatcatcaccagcTATTCCATCCATAGTCGGATGTAAGCCTCCCTTAGGTATGTCAATTTatttctgtttgttgttttttgcagAAATTCGTTACCAGCCATTCGCTTGATCTTATCAATCCATCTGTTTAAGGTCTGCCTCTACTTCTCTTGTTTGCTCTTGGTCGCCATTCAATAATTCACTTCGTCTAACGGTTGTCTTTTATTCTTTATATATGTCCTGCTCAGTTCCATTTTAAGATGGTAATCTTTACATCTGTACCTTTTgttcgtcttcttatttcttcattggaCTTGTTATCGGTGAGCTTACTGTTGAGCATTGTCTGTTCAATAGCTTTGTGAGTAATTTGGAGTTTGTGGACTATGTTGTTGTTAAAGTCCCATGTTTCAGTTCCATATCTATGTCAGTACCGGCAGCACTAATGATTGAGAAAGTTTTTGCCTTTAAAGTATTTGGTAAGTTTAATTTCTTCCGATAAAGTCAAAGTCGTCTTAGGAACGCAAGTCAAAAATATTCTACTTCAtccactttaaaatgtataatatatatgtctaaatttttaatagataaattaaagataaaattaaattattagaagaattttaagaattttaaattattaaaagcaaaaaaataaaacttttctaaTTTATTAATGCTTTGTATTTTGAgtacgtcaaaataaacttactttaaagtaaaattatgttttattaccagtaaaaatatattgcttgtgtttaaaaaaacttgttattgtAGTTGTTTGCTCAAAtattgttgttgaatatattataTCTTTACAGATGATTATATATTCCCAATAAGACGCAACTTTTGTTCTTCTAAATAACGAGTTTTTCTATACTTTTTTATCTAACCGGTCCAGAATGGTGCCATCTCTCTCCTATGTCAACTGTTTACTTTGCTCTTAAATTATTATCGCTGTGTGAGacgaaaataactaaaaaataaaataacttaataACAAATCTACTAAAAAAAGTTTTGTTCCAGGTTTCAAGATGGCTGGAGACTTCTTTTCGATGGACCACGCCTCTAAAGTCGCTAATTTAGTTAGTAATGCTCTAGGAAGTAAACCATCACCGCCGAAACACACAGAAGGCactaataatatattttctgGATTCCTAAGACTGTTTGGATTCGAAAACAAACAAATAAGTGCAATCGCAGTTAATGCTATTATCCTTATAGCTCAATTGGTAAGTTTTAGAAGAATGATCAGCTGGAAAAGACATTTACTAATTATTGTCTGGATGTATCACCGAATGAGGCCCATATTCGAAATAATTGGGTATATCGCAATGTGTACTTATTATAAACGCCAGGTACTGAAATATTAATACACtcggacaaaaatatcgaatattttggaattataaaatttttgttttttcaaaataaattctgggcaatcaagtcgtttatggtaaaaaagagtttattttaacaatgtttaatgaacaattttaagtttttatgcagagaaaattgcgaaaaaaatgaatgtttaatattaggtaaataaggttattttactttGAACTTAAATGacaatttaaattgcttaaacaagtcatTTTTACTGAAAGAAGTgtatgatcagtaacgagtatttccccctctagctcttattagtACTTGCATCTtcctcagcatgcttgcaagtaaattttggacatatccttgggaaattgcattcgattcatcctgtgcagcaagccaaagctgctctatcgtatttggaacgggatttctttgccgtatgctgcgttttaggtgatcccgcatatgctctattggatttaaatccgggcttaacggtggccaatccaattttcgaatttggacctcattaagataattactcactatggcagcggcatgtggtcgagcattatcgtgcattaacgtgaatctttcatgtccaatgtaaccaacatataacaaaacatgatcttgcaggatgttttaaacgtaagaatcaccagttatccgtccaatcacttccacaagtgcggtacgtaccttccaactaataccttcccaaagaattatgccaacaactccaaaactaacggtctgtgcaagactgcagctggcgaatcgttctccaactcttctgtagacgtcgttttgaccatctggcttccataataggattctggtctcatcagtgaaaagaacttttttccagttgtcgatattccactaaatatgtgttcttgcaaattccaaacgacgagctttatgattttggagaagacgtggaactttggcagcgcgtctgggctttaagtttgcttcttttgatcttcgtctaactgtttgtgaactcacattaacttgtctaacatttaatagctcatttctgaggtgcatcgatgtcaatgaacaattttgtgtagaattaagaaccaaaaaacggtcatcaattgtggttatgcaccttgggcgtccttgaccaggccttcgtacaaaatttcctgtttcgcgttacctttttagagtattcgaaactataggtttagttctgctgagacgtcgtgcgatacctttttgtgcatattcttcctcgtacaaaattacaatatgtgctacttggacttcatcgcagtttCGAATTGGTGGAATACttgttaaatcaaaacaatatttaattaaacttaataaattaaactaaatgaCTGtctgatttttcctttacgtgaagaaggagttttatgataaaatgtacgaatgacactaaccactgaataaacctcaaaataaacatcaaaatatttcaaaccagttgagtacatcagcctactatataagTATTATCactaatctaaaattattttgcaataatagtgactacaaaaaaaacttggaaaattccaaaatattcgatatttttgtccatgagtgtacaATTCGGATGGCTAACATAGACGTAATTGGTTAAAATTAATCAAATAACGTATTGAAGGacattaatttcatattttattgcAGTAAGAAGTGCGATTATATTTATTGTAAACCTTATATCAACGGGCACGCCGAATAATGTCAATGTATTTGTGAATACTCTAAAGAATAATATCACAAAATGAAATCTGATTATATTAAGAAACAGCATTGAATTTATTTCTTGCATATATTTTCACCTAAATGTCCATGTAGCGTGTTGATATAAATCTTATTTTTTGAAGATAAAACAGTCAAAACATTGTCAAACcaaaaaaaagctaaaaaaatcttatacaagtTTTTGAACGTTCTAAAGGGTATATTTTATGAGGGATAGCTGATAACAAATCTTTACAGACTTTTTGCTTTTTGATTTTGCTTTTTTTCCTTAAATAACCATacaaagtaaaaaaattattttttgaatatatgacgtttcttaaaaatttttgaaaaaaaataagTAGTTTAAATAAAAGCTATAGATCTTAAAAAGTACTTTAATTTGCGAGCTTCTACACTAAAATACATAACGAGTTGATCGAGATAATTGAAAAAAAACCCTTATtgttgcagtaatttataaatgttaataactttgtttttggcacaATGACATATATTACTATTTACTAACTGACATTTTTACTAATTCAAGTTATTGAAGTGTACTAAATCTCAGCTAGGtcgaccaaatagtttataagCTATCTCCAGATCTAGCGATACGGCCCACACTCCCTCtacctctaaggggaaaattcactcatcccagatacctacggtatttaatgcattgagctctggtgggactctttccgtgttatcgagccctaggtgacttgataTATCTCACAAatattttcgtacacatctggacgtggcgaggagtacagctttctgcatggccttatagtgatgttcatttagacccagctgttttatattctctagaaggtttttgggaataacacaaGTAGTaggtagtagatagaataataggtactgtctgggtacttttcattctccattgtctcctgatttgtatttctagatctctgtacttggcgatcttttcgttgtatttaacacgtaaattattggtgttggctATCGCCACATTAATAaatgttgtttgcctagtaattttattaactagtatgagatccggtctattatgcgccactggttggtctgtaagcacagtgcggtcccagtatagcttgtagttgtcattttcaagcattctgtcagggacgtattgataataaggaagatggtcagTTTGGTCCCAGTTTGTcggctagttcttggtggataatatttCCCACTGAGTCATGgagttctttataatcagtaccgacaaatgcctggcagccaccggtaagatgttggatggtttcttgggcttggcatccatatcggcatttgtcattttgaatttgaggatctttaacaatatatttcaggtaatttttagttggaataacctgatcctgaatggcaagtaggaatccctcagtctcgggaaacatctttacATAACataagttattttttatatattattattatttaaacaactgtacttgacAATAACTCTAGAGATATTTAGCAGATCACAATCAATTCTTTGACGTTTAAATTTTAAGGTTTATTAATAACAattcaacacaataaaaataatagatCCTTCTATAATCAATTGGAACcaagatttttttaaatcatatttccattgtttatgaacattaagagctgaaaattgaacagattataaactatctatatctatatctatatatatatatatctatatctatatctacagACGTGGAGTTAGGTCGCAAACCCGCAGTagcaaaaatatatacaagttctGCTAAAACTTAAAGCCAAAGGAAACTAAACATGAAAAAGCTAAACAACCGAGTGAAGCCCAAAAAATACAGAGACAAGACTTGACAAAAGCGTAGAGCTTCCTTTGGTTCTGCTTAAAAGTGCAATTTCGGATATAAGAACATATAATTACCGCTAACTAAACCGACATAAATCATggatcatcatcagtggcgttacagctcgttatgagccaaagccttcttcagaacaatcttccattcgcccctgtctctggcaactcttcaccatgctttaactccgattaATTTTAGATCATCCtgtatgttatcttgatacctaagtttggtcttcctctggctcgtcttcccactggtcctcttcggtcgaaaatttttctgatcgttccATCTTAGATGCAACTGTGTCTTAACATAGCAACATGTTCTGAAAAGAAAAGATTTGGTCTCTAAAGATCTAATATCTCTACGAATATCAAGTAGCGATATTACTTGTCAAGATTAGGAATAAATTTCGAATTTTCGCCCATCTGCATAGAGAGCGCACAAAGAGAATATTCATAGAGAACAAGATAGATGAACGCCGAGACTCGACTACCTGATTTTTAAACGTAGTTTACGGACCGAGTTTACTTCTCTTGTTAAAATAATTTACCTGCATATCTTGGTCATATAATGAGACATCCTTATCACTTCCTTAGATTCATAATAGAGTgtaaaatcaaaggaaaacgcAGACCAGACCGTAGACAGTGCTCCTGGAATAAGAACATATGAGATTGGACAACCTTGGGCTTAAACGATTTACTGAGAAAAACCCAAGATATAGATTACCCTAGTGACTCTTTCGATGACTGATTTTTTTGTATCGAAGGTATTCAAATATATTGGATCGATGTTTCAATAGATCCCTGGATTCatcaaatttctttaatttgtttagACTATTGCATTTCTTAGTTATTTAGGATACTGGTTATTTTGGAGTGGTTCAATTAACTTACTGCATGCAATTTTATTAtgtaacatattttaaaatgcagTGTTTTTGAGTTATGGACAAAAACATCGAAAATTGGACAAATTCACCTTAACCTTAAAAATTCAAGGATCCATTTGGCAGCACTCtacaattttatcatttttagatatatattgacaatataaaacaataaaatcccTGGAACACCTTAATTCCTTATAAATGGCATAGTCACATCTAAAAAAATCATAGAAAACACTTAGAGCGACATAAATAGACTTCTGTCTGTATATTTATATCTGTAGAGGTATTAACAAATGAGAGAGTTCTAGAGCTCATAGGGGTAAGCTTGAAAGGGATGATCTTTGGAATGATGGAATGGGATAGAGAttggagaacgttataaaccgataTTGTAGTTACTTATCTTCTATACTTACTTTATACTATACTTCCTTTTTGTAGTGCTTTCTGGTAGAAGCCCTGTTTCTCACCGCACTATTCAACCATTCATTTCACTTGTAAGCTTTAAGTTATTGCCGCAGATCCTTTGGATTTTACGCTACATGCTCATAAACTATTTTTATGGCTAGCTACTAGCGTGTGGTTTGAATTATAGATTTAATACTTTGCACATTTTCAGATGTCTCTGTTAGCCCATTGAGCTATAGAGCTGACACGTTTTATACTTGATAGTTGATAATTTGTGTACATTTtttattaccatttttttttcttattcacttaaaaaaaattatgtgtacatatttatttattttaataattttagattGGTACATCGTTAAATCCACCATCAAAAATCGAACCAAAACAATTGAAAGAAGATACTCCGTTTGACTGGATGTTAAACAACAGTGTCATAGCAAATCTTTTATCAGATACTCAAGATCAAAAACTACCCGATAAAGTTATAGACTACGTGACAGAGAGAAGTCTCGATGAAGAAACGGGATGTGTCCAGCTGCTGCTTTGCAAGATGAAACCGTTTATCAAAGAGATGCAAAGGGCGCTGAGGGAAAGAGGTAAAAGAAAGTTAAAGGGATATGGTATTTTGTTTGAGTATTTTCCTTCTGCTGAAGCTATTGCTGATAACGGGGACAGAtgcgatgaaaaatattattattgtactATCCCTATTTAAgttttaattgtaaaatatatatttctggtctagtaataaaaaaagtttatttttacataccgTTTCTACCTCCTCAGGacttttttttagtaatattcgtAATAGACAGTGATTAGTATAATTTTAACCATGGAGAAgctttttaaagtttgtttatactGCATACTTCATATTAAGTTAAGATAACATTAAATAAAGCGTAGTAAAAATGTAGCTTTCAATAGGGAAAAGCGGGGATCATTCGGCACATTTGACTTTGGGgatcaaaatctaaaatatttgtTCCATTTTTCAGTATTAATGGGGATATTATTTTACACATATCTTATGTTAGGAATTCAGTAATGTTCTTAttatttttgttgattttcttATAAACCTATTGCCGAATGATAACCACCGATGGTGAACAATTATGTACGATATGCGAATGATTCAGCTCCTAGTCTGGTTTGTTAAAAGTtgcttattttatacaaaaacttCATTAAAACACCAAACTATATAACAGGTAAGTAAACTAAAATTAGTCGTCAATAATGTGTGGTCAAAAATTTATCCCACGTTCAAAGATGAAAAGCTAACACCAAACTTAACCCTGCATTGGTGGCGCCCCATATCGGAACACCAGTAGTGGCTCCAAGTCTGACAGACCcaaaattcaataatttattaattagaaaatcaaaacaaTACTGGTGTATTATCTAgctttacttttttatgaataacatttaaacaataaaatgtaatttgggcccaataaataatataacctctgaaaataattaataaaggaTCATGGATGTTCATGAattgtgaaaaataaaacaagggTTCATGCAAATTAACTATTATTTTCTTAAGGGTACAAAACATTAAGATTTATTTGTCAAACTTGATCCTATGAGTTGCACTTTTAAACATTTTGTGTGTGCAATATAAAATCAGGGCACTGAAACTGGGCATGTGTTAAAGAAATCAATTTTTCGCACATTTGACAAAAATAACGAGTCTTACTGTTTTTAACGCAAAAACTAcatcgttttttaatatttaaattttcggGATTACCTCTTCGAAGTTCACTTGAAGTTCCAGCCACTTCTTGGCGTCGGTTGCGAAAAGCTGGAGAGATATTTTCCACCATGGAGCGAC from the Diabrotica undecimpunctata isolate CICGRU chromosome 1, icDiaUnde3, whole genome shotgun sequence genome contains:
- the LOC140440874 gene encoding uncharacterized protein, whose protein sequence is MAGDFFSMDHASKVANLVSNALGSKPSPPKHTEGTNNIFSGFLRLFGFENKQISAIAVNAIILIAQLIGTSLNPPSKIEPKQLKEDTPFDWMLNNSVIANLLSDTQDQKLPDKVIDYVTERSLDEETGCVQLLLCKMKPFIKEMQRALRERGKRKLKGYGILFEYFPSAEAIADNGDRCDEKYYYCTIPI